One Coffea arabica cultivar ET-39 chromosome 5e, Coffea Arabica ET-39 HiFi, whole genome shotgun sequence DNA segment encodes these proteins:
- the LOC113688287 gene encoding microtubule-associated protein TORTIFOLIA1-like → MSTSLKSAKPSKPPNPSSAQTTPSRSSSSSLSSHLAMIELKQRILTSLSKLSDRDTHQIAVEDLEKIIHTLSNDGVSMLLNCLYDASNDPKPAIKKESLRLLAVLCASHTDSASTHLTKIIAHIVKRLRDSDSAVRDSCRDAIGSLASLYLKGEAAADHGNVGLNSVVSLFVKPLFESMSENNKAVQGGAAMCMAKMVESASDPPTMAFQKLCPRICKYLNSPNFMAKAALLPVVSSLSQVGAVAPQSLESLVQSIHDCLSSSDWATRKAAAETLSVLALHSSSLVVDGANSTVTLLEACRFDKIKPVRDSVTEALQLWKKIAGKGDGASDEHKPSSHNGETSESAYPSDKDSRNPGERSELPVKDLSNNPSSNDAYLKDKGSNILDKAVGILRKKAPALTDRELNPEFFQKLETRGSDDLPVEVVVPRRCPNSSNLQNEEEAVGKDSRERTRTSYQPDGGSLDFRYRNTEKGTSSYSSRELDTDETSDLNQRDLSGIQGGFSKSGGQSDSFSNNKGNWLAIQRQLLQLERQQAHLMNMLQDFMGGSHDSMVTLENRVRGLERVVEDMARDLSLSTSRRGASFMGGFEGSSNRSAGKYNAFADYTNAKLGSGSDGRIPFGDRFAPSDGRPSGNRGRGPPWRSDAPDAWDFQAYGKNGQMGSRRTLGGGPVDCRSPKSENDNDQVGSRRAWDRGAGPVRFGEGPSARSVWQASKDEATLEAIRVAGEDSGAARSARVAVPELTAEALGDDNVMQERDPIWNSWSNAMDALHVGDTDSAFAEVLSSGDDLLLVKLMDRSGPVLDQISSEVAIEVLHAIAQFLLEQDLYDISLSWVQQLVEITVENGTDVLGIPMDVKREILLNLHEASSAIDVPEDWEGATPEQLLFQLASAWEIDLKQLEK, encoded by the exons ATGAGTACTTCTTTAAAATCTGCTAAACCCTCAAAACCCCCCAACCCATCCTCCGCCCAGACAACCCCTTCAAGATCTTCCTCCTCCTCGCTTTCTTCCCATTTAGCCATGATTGAACTCAAGCAAAGAATCCTCACTTCTCTCTCCAAGCTCTCCGACAGAGACACGCATCAGATCGCCGTTGAAGACCTGGAGAAAATCATCCACACCCTCTCCAACGATGGCGTTTCAATGCTTCTCAACTGCCTTTACGACGCCTCCAACGACCCTAAACCCGCCATCAAAAAAGAATCCCTCCGCCTTCTGGCAGTCCTATGTGCTTCCCATACCGATTCGGCTTCCACCCACTTGACTAAAATCATAGCCCACATTGTCAAAAGGCTTAGAGACTCGGATTCTGCTGTCAGGGATTCCTGTCGGGATGCCATTGGATCTTTGGCATCCCTTTACTTGAAGGGGGAAGCTGCGGCTGATCATGGTAATGTGGGATTGAATTCAGTAGTCTCGTTGTTTGTGAAGCCGCTGTTTGAATCCATGAGTGAGAATAATAAGGCGGTTCAAGGTGGGGCCGCAATGTGTATGGCTAAAATGGTGGAATCTGCTTCCGACCCGCCTACAATGGCTTTCCAGAAGCTGTGTCCCAGGATTTGCAAGTACCTCAATAGTCCCAATTTTATGGCAAAGGCTGCATTGTTGCCTGTTGTTTCCAGCTTATCCCAG GTGGGAGCTGTTGCACCTCAAAGCCTTGAATCTTTGGTGCAAAGTATTCACGACTGTCTTAGCAGTTCAGATTGGGCGACACGTAAGGCTGCAGCTGAGACATTAAGTGTTCTGGCATTGCACTCTAGCAGCTTGGTGGTAGACGGAGCTAACTCCACAGTGACTCTGCTAGAGGCTTGCCGGTTTGACAAA ATAAAACCAGTCAGAGATAGTGTAACTGAAGCTCTGCAGCTGTGGAAGAAAATTGCAGGAAAAGGAGATGGAGCTTCAGATGAACACAAACCTTCATCTCACA ATGGTGAGACTTCTGAATCAGCTTATCCATCAGACAAGGACTCTCGAAACCCTGGTGAAAGAAGTGAACTACCGGTGAAGGATTTATCTAATAATCCATCTTCTAATGATGCATATCTCAAAGACAAGGGTAGCAACATTTTGGACAAGGCAGTTGGGATACTGAGGAAGAAGGCACCTGCATTAACTGACAGAGAATTGAACCCTgagtttttccaaaaacttGAAACAAGGGGTTCAGATGATTTGCCTGTAGAAGTGGTTGTCCCTCGTCGATGCCCTAATTCTTCTAATTTGCAGAATGAGGAAGAGGCTGTGGGCAAGGATTCAAGGGAGAGGACAAGGACCAGCTACCAGCCTGATGGTGGATCACTTGACTTTAGATATCGTAACACTGAGAAAGGAACTTCTAGCTATAGTTCTAGAGAACTAGATACTGATGAAACAAGTGATCTGAATCAAAGAGATTTATCTGGCATTCAAGGGGGTTTTTCCAAGAGTGGAGGCCAATCTGACAGTTTCTCGAATAATAAAGGAAATTGGCTGGCTATTCAGAGGCAATTATTACAACTGGAAAGGCAGCAGGCTCATCTCATGAACATGTTGCAG GATTTTATGGGTGGTTCACATGATAGCATGGTGACGCTTGAAAACAGAGTGAGAGGTCTTGAAAGAGTAGTTGAAGACATGGCACGGGATTTGTCTCTATCAACAAGTCGAAGAGGTGCTAGTTTTATGGGTGGATTTGAAGGATCATCCAACAGAAGTGCAGGGAAATACAATGCCTTTGCTGACTATACTAATGCTAAGTTAGGGAGTGGTAGTGATGGAAGGATTCCCTTTGGAGATAGATTTGCACCTTCTGATGGTAGACCTTCAGGCAATAGGGGAAGGGGCCCTCCTTGGAGATCTGATGCACCTGATGCTTGGGATTTTCAAGCATATGGTAAAAATGGGCAAATGGGTTCTAGAagaactttgggtggtggtcctgTTGATTGTAGGTCCCCTAAATCCGAAAATGATAATGATCAAGTTGGCAGCAGGAGAGCTTGGGACCGAGGAGCTGGACCTGTTAGATTTGGTGAGGGACCATCTGCTAGAAGTGTCTGGCAAGCTTCAAAGGATGAGGCAACATTAGAAGCAATAAGGGTAGCTGGTGAAGACAGTGGGGCTGCTCGAAGTGCAAGGGTAGCAGTGCCAgaattgactgctgaagcattAGGGGATGATAATGTCATGCAAGAAAGAGATCCTATCTGGAATTCTTGGAGCAATGCTATGGATGCACTTCACGTTGGTGATACAGATTCAGCTTTTGCTGAAGTTCTATCTAGTGGAGATGATCTTCTGCTTGTAAAGTTAATGGACAGATCAGGGCCTGTATTAGATCAAATCTCAAGTGaggttgcaattgaggttttaCATGCCATTGCCCAATTTTTACTCGAGCAGGACTTGTATGACATCAGCTTATCCTGGGTGCAACAG TTGGTGGAAATTACGGTAGAAAACGGGACTGATGTTCTTGGCATTCCTATGGATGtgaaaagagaaattttgtTGAATTTACATGAAGCTTCTTCAGCAATTGATGTGCCAGAGGACTGGGAAGGAGCAACACCAGAACAACTTTTGTTCCAGTTGGCATCTGCTTGGGAAATTGACTTGAAGCAATTGGAGAAATAG